The following proteins are co-located in the Desulfomonile tiedjei genome:
- a CDS encoding DUF3795 domain-containing protein: MVNKDLLAPCGLYCGVCGILMAHRDNNSKFKEILAGFYGVTPDDIACEGCLSEKRFKFCEECAIRSCVNEKHYESCHQCGDFPCAFIDNFPVPVGKKVILRAIPTWRELGTEKWVEQEEIRYHCPHCGNALFRGAKRCRNCKEPVDRD, encoded by the coding sequence ATGGTAAATAAGGATTTGTTGGCGCCGTGCGGGCTGTATTGCGGTGTGTGCGGTATTCTCATGGCGCACCGCGACAATAACTCGAAATTCAAGGAAATACTGGCCGGCTTTTACGGAGTCACGCCCGATGATATAGCCTGCGAGGGATGCCTCTCTGAGAAGCGCTTCAAATTTTGTGAGGAATGCGCAATCAGGTCGTGTGTCAATGAAAAGCATTATGAGAGCTGCCACCAGTGTGGTGACTTCCCCTGTGCCTTCATTGATAATTTTCCCGTGCCTGTGGGGAAGAAAGTCATACTGAGGGCCATCCCGACCTGGCGTGAGCTTGGCACTGAAAAATGGGTTGAACAGGAAGAAATCCGCTATCACTGCCCTCATTGCGGTAATGCCCTGTTTAGGGGCGCAAAACGATGCCGCAACTGCAAAGAACCGGTGGATCGGGATTAG
- a CDS encoding enoyl-CoA hydratase/isomerase family protein, with the protein MAFVSVSVESNTATVVLSRGKVNALIEEVVDELQGSFRELASNPSAKTVILTGAGKFFSFGFDIPHFMDHSRDQFTAYLTKFTEFYTDLFMFPKPVVAALNGHTMAGGCIIATACDYRIMVTGKAKISLNEITFGSSIFAGSVEMLKACVGQSKAESILLSGSMYSAEEALGLGVIHQIASEQNLLEDAKRVAEDFAGRGGRAFQSLKHLLRRPITETMKKNERASILEFVDIWYSRETREQIETIKIRG; encoded by the coding sequence ATGGCATTCGTTTCTGTTTCGGTGGAAAGCAACACTGCCACCGTTGTTTTGAGCCGTGGAAAGGTTAATGCGCTCATCGAAGAGGTAGTCGATGAATTGCAGGGCTCTTTTCGTGAACTGGCCTCGAATCCGAGCGCAAAGACCGTGATCCTCACAGGGGCGGGAAAATTCTTTTCGTTCGGTTTTGACATTCCTCACTTCATGGATCACTCAAGGGATCAATTTACCGCATATCTAACCAAGTTTACCGAGTTCTATACCGATCTTTTTATGTTCCCCAAGCCCGTGGTTGCCGCGTTGAACGGCCACACCATGGCCGGCGGCTGCATAATCGCCACTGCCTGTGATTACAGGATAATGGTCACAGGAAAGGCAAAGATCTCGCTCAACGAAATAACGTTCGGCTCTTCAATCTTTGCCGGCTCTGTGGAAATGCTCAAGGCATGTGTCGGACAAAGCAAAGCGGAGTCCATCCTCTTGAGCGGTTCCATGTACAGCGCTGAGGAGGCGTTGGGCCTGGGTGTGATTCATCAAATCGCGTCCGAGCAAAATCTTCTGGAAGATGCCAAGCGAGTCGCCGAGGACTTTGCCGGTCGTGGCGGCCGGGCTTTTCAAAGCCTAAAACATCTTCTGCGAAGGCCGATCACCGAGACCATGAAAAAGAACGAGAGGGCTTCCATCCTCGAATTTGTAGATATTTGGTATTCTCGCGAAACACGGGAACAGATAGAGACGATAAAGATACGAGGCTGA
- a CDS encoding MBL fold metallo-hydrolase yields the protein MSVTEIMNSLFFIERGYLNGNHFVYRSEAPALIDTAYVADFDRTERLITDLGVDLSSVGLIVNTHCHCDHIGGNKIIQERSGCDIALHSIGKHFIDTQDDWATWWRYYKQDADFFKCTRGIEHGETIEIGPHRFEAIYAPGHSSDGIVLYSRTEKVLISSDTLWENDMAVITARVEGSRACFELFASLQKLEQLEVEVVYPGHGRPFRDFLGAIERAKARLTSFMGNPKKIGNNLLKKIIVYTLMMRKGVDEESFFQRLMKTYWFPETVDLYFAGDYRAMYDQIMKDFFHRGIVKMRNGKLFTTVRP from the coding sequence ATGTCCGTCACGGAAATCATGAACAGCCTCTTTTTCATAGAAAGAGGCTATCTCAACGGGAACCATTTTGTTTACCGATCTGAAGCGCCGGCATTGATCGACACCGCGTACGTCGCGGACTTCGATCGGACGGAGAGACTGATTACAGACCTGGGAGTCGATCTCTCCAGTGTCGGCCTGATCGTCAATACTCATTGTCACTGCGACCATATAGGGGGAAACAAGATCATACAGGAAAGGTCGGGGTGTGATATCGCCCTGCACAGCATCGGAAAACATTTTATTGACACACAGGACGATTGGGCGACCTGGTGGCGATATTACAAACAGGATGCCGATTTCTTCAAGTGTACCAGAGGGATTGAGCACGGAGAGACGATTGAGATCGGACCGCACCGGTTCGAGGCAATTTACGCGCCGGGCCATTCTTCGGACGGAATAGTCCTGTACAGTCGGACGGAAAAGGTTCTGATCTCATCGGATACCCTATGGGAAAACGATATGGCCGTAATCACCGCCAGAGTGGAAGGCAGCCGAGCTTGCTTCGAGCTTTTTGCATCGCTGCAAAAGTTGGAACAGCTTGAGGTGGAGGTGGTTTATCCAGGGCACGGCAGACCGTTCCGGGACTTCCTTGGCGCGATTGAGCGAGCCAAAGCGCGGCTCACCAGTTTTATGGGAAATCCGAAGAAGATCGGAAACAATCTGCTCAAGAAGATCATTGTTTACACATTGATGATGCGCAAGGGGGTCGACGAGGAATCGTTTTTTCAACGGCTGATGAAGACCTACTGGTTCCCGGAAACCGTTGATCTCTATTTCGCTGGAGATTACCGGGCAATGTACGATCAAATAATGAAGGACTTTTTTCACCGGGGAATCGTTAAGATGAGGAACGGCAAGCTCTTTACAACGGTTCGACCGTGA
- the lepB gene encoding signal peptidase I → MSRERSVKKAKPEPAPTQEKSQRNIFQEYSEAFVVAIILAILIRALFVQAFKIPSGSMEPTLLIGDHILVWKLNYGIRIPFTKARWPQISQPKRGDVIVFVYPEDRTKDFIKRVVAVGGDAVEIKNKKVIINGKETPETHAHFRDSNVLPGERTPRDNLHQFRVPDGHLFVMGDNRDYSHDSRFWGFVPLDDVKGEAFLIYYSAQDLSSIRWGRLFNVIR, encoded by the coding sequence ATGAGCAGAGAAAGATCAGTGAAGAAGGCAAAACCCGAGCCTGCACCCACACAGGAGAAATCGCAGCGCAATATCTTTCAGGAGTATTCTGAAGCTTTTGTGGTAGCGATCATTCTCGCGATTTTGATCAGAGCCCTGTTTGTTCAGGCATTCAAAATACCATCAGGCTCGATGGAGCCTACCCTGCTTATCGGCGATCACATTCTCGTCTGGAAGCTGAACTACGGAATTCGTATCCCGTTTACCAAGGCTCGATGGCCCCAGATCTCCCAGCCGAAGCGAGGCGATGTCATCGTCTTTGTGTATCCCGAGGACCGTACCAAAGACTTCATCAAGAGGGTTGTGGCCGTTGGAGGGGATGCCGTAGAAATCAAAAATAAGAAAGTCATCATCAACGGCAAGGAGACACCCGAGACCCACGCTCATTTTCGCGATAGCAACGTGTTGCCTGGTGAAAGGACCCCCCGAGATAATCTTCACCAATTCAGAGTTCCGGACGGCCACCTTTTCGTGATGGGCGACAACAGGGACTATAGCCACGACAGCCGGTTCTGGGGATTCGTTCCCCTCGATGACGTTAAGGGTGAGGCATTCTTGATCTATTATTCCGCCCAAGACCTCTCATCTATTCGATGGGGGCGGCTATTCAACGTAATTCGGTAA
- a CDS encoding DDE-type integrase/transposase/recombinase, with product MNRLDIQKRAAILGCLVEGNSIRATARLTGVSKDTVVKLLVDVGRVCAEYQDKALRGLSCKRVQCDEIWSFCYAKEKNVPEDKKGQFGYGDVWTWTAIDADTKLVLSFLVGPRDGEAAEFFMQDVASRLTHRVQLSTDGHRAYLNAVEGAFGADIDYAMLVKIYGEDLEGERRYSQAKCIRAERTPITGKPHDSHISTSYVERQNLTMRMSMRRFTRLTNAFSKKVENLMHAVALHFMYYNFGRIHKTLRVTPAMEAKVTSHVWTLEEIAQLAD from the coding sequence ATGAATAGACTAGACATACAAAAAAGGGCGGCGATTCTGGGTTGTCTTGTTGAGGGCAACAGCATCAGGGCAACTGCTAGATTGACCGGGGTCTCAAAAGATACAGTCGTAAAGCTGCTTGTGGATGTAGGCAGGGTCTGCGCGGAATATCAGGACAAGGCGCTGCGTGGTCTTTCTTGTAAGCGCGTGCAGTGTGATGAAATTTGGTCATTCTGCTACGCCAAAGAAAAGAACGTACCCGAAGACAAGAAGGGTCAGTTTGGATACGGGGATGTATGGACTTGGACGGCCATTGATGCGGATACGAAGCTGGTTCTTTCTTTTCTGGTCGGCCCCCGTGACGGTGAAGCCGCTGAGTTTTTCATGCAGGATGTAGCCTCTCGGCTTACCCACCGCGTACAATTAAGCACTGATGGCCATAGAGCTTATTTGAATGCAGTGGAAGGCGCATTCGGCGCCGACATTGATTACGCCATGCTCGTGAAGATCTACGGCGAAGATCTGGAAGGGGAAAGAAGATATAGCCAAGCTAAGTGTATCAGGGCAGAGCGCACCCCGATCACGGGCAAGCCCCATGACTCTCATATTTCAACGAGCTACGTGGAGAGACAGAATTTGACGATGCGCATGTCCATGAGACGATTCACGAGACTGACAAACGCTTTCAGCAAGAAGGTTGAGAATCTAATGCACGCGGTAGCTCTGCACTTTATGTATTACAACTTTGGACGGATTCATAAGACGCTACGCGTGACACCAGCGATGGAGGCTAAGGTCACCAGCCATGTTTGGACCCTGGAAGAAATCGCACAACTTGCAGATTGA
- a CDS encoding ABC transporter ATP-binding protein, giving the protein MLQIEDLCVRYDGIQALRGISLDVKENRIVTLLGANGAGKSTTVRAISGMIPIASGTILFEGRTIRGIPPHEIQRLGLVHVPEGRKIFANLTVRENLLMGAYNNHDKNDIARTMGMVFSTFPIIEARADQLGGTLSGGEQQMLAIGRALMSRPRLLMMDEPSLGLAPLVVAEVFKVVQKIREEGITVLLIEQNANAALKIADYALLLETGRIILEGTGEELLADPRVKQAYLGESITN; this is encoded by the coding sequence ATGCTCCAAATAGAAGACCTTTGCGTCAGATACGATGGAATTCAGGCTTTGAGAGGCATTTCTCTGGACGTAAAGGAAAACCGGATAGTGACGCTCCTGGGAGCCAACGGCGCGGGCAAGAGCACCACCGTGAGGGCTATTTCCGGGATGATTCCGATTGCATCCGGTACGATCCTCTTTGAGGGAAGGACCATCCGCGGAATCCCCCCACATGAAATCCAAAGATTGGGCCTGGTGCACGTCCCGGAAGGCAGGAAGATATTTGCAAATCTCACGGTCCGAGAAAACCTCCTCATGGGGGCGTACAATAACCATGACAAAAACGATATAGCTCGGACTATGGGAATGGTATTTTCCACCTTCCCGATCATTGAAGCCCGAGCGGACCAGCTTGGCGGCACCCTTTCCGGCGGCGAGCAGCAGATGCTGGCCATAGGACGTGCCTTGATGTCCAGGCCCAGGTTGCTGATGATGGATGAGCCTTCGTTAGGGCTCGCTCCTCTCGTAGTGGCCGAGGTGTTTAAAGTGGTCCAAAAAATCCGCGAAGAAGGTATCACGGTCCTTCTCATCGAGCAGAACGCCAACGCTGCTCTCAAGATCGCGGACTATGCGCTATTGCTGGAGACCGGCAGGATTATCCTGGAGGGCACCGGCGAGGAATTGCTGGCCGACCCGAGGGTGAAACAGGCTTATCTGGGGGAAAGCATCACGAACTAA
- a CDS encoding ABC transporter ATP-binding protein: MTEPLFRIAELSVLFGGLAALNNLDLDIGRGEIIGLIGPNGAGKTTAFNAITGRIRPTTGKVTFQGTDITGWKAHRVARAGIARTFQNIRLYSDLTVRENVMVACHSWINYSFLEAVIGLGRFAGDEHRVLARAEELLEIMGLTQMRNEKASSLPYGSQRKLEIARALALDPVLLLLDEPVAGMNPIETQDFSRLLTKLHTDLNLTIGLIEHDMSFVMGVCHKIRVIDHGIPIAWGTPKEIQRDEKVIKAYLGTGEE, from the coding sequence ATGACTGAGCCGCTTTTCCGTATCGCGGAACTCTCAGTTTTATTCGGCGGCCTCGCCGCGCTGAACAATCTTGACCTGGACATAGGCCGGGGCGAAATAATCGGCCTCATAGGCCCCAACGGAGCCGGCAAGACCACGGCCTTCAATGCGATAACCGGCAGGATAAGGCCCACCACAGGGAAGGTCACATTCCAGGGCACTGATATAACCGGGTGGAAGGCCCATCGAGTGGCTCGAGCCGGAATTGCCAGGACCTTCCAGAACATACGTCTTTACAGTGACCTCACAGTGCGAGAAAACGTGATGGTCGCGTGTCATTCGTGGATTAACTACTCCTTCTTGGAAGCGGTCATCGGGCTGGGCCGCTTTGCCGGCGACGAGCATCGCGTGCTGGCAAGGGCCGAGGAGTTGCTTGAAATAATGGGGCTGACTCAAATGAGAAACGAAAAAGCTTCATCCCTTCCTTACGGAAGCCAGAGGAAGCTGGAAATTGCAAGGGCCCTGGCCCTGGACCCCGTGCTGCTTCTGCTGGACGAACCTGTTGCCGGAATGAACCCCATTGAGACACAGGATTTCAGCCGACTTTTGACAAAACTGCACACGGACCTTAACCTCACGATAGGTTTGATCGAGCACGACATGAGCTTCGTAATGGGCGTTTGCCATAAAATAAGAGTAATCGACCACGGGATCCCGATTGCATGGGGGACCCCGAAAGAGATCCAGCGAGACGAGAAAGTCATTAAAGCATATCTCGGAACCGGTGAAGAATAG
- a CDS encoding branched-chain amino acid ABC transporter permease gives MNLEPFRTKMARDRILTGAAVAILLGFIWYADNHFTQYSVRILNNIAIFIIVAVSYNLINGITGQFSLEPNAFLAVGAYTSALLTLSPEEKARSFIIEPIIWPLSDICISFPVSLLIAGLVTAFAALLMAVPVFRVRGDYLAIVTLGFGEVIQVVANNLVPITNGPLGLKGLTPHTNIWWSWGVCLVTVFCVVRLVNSSYGRAMKAVREDEAAAEAMGINAFWIKTLAFTFSAFFEGVAGGLLAHLITTISPSLFTFILTFNLLIIIVIGGLGSTTGAVIAAVLVTWGGELLRIFEEPATLFGFQYEGIPGMRMVIFSFLLILVMLFARSGLMGRKEFSWQKLFDWIRERCRSARDDG, from the coding sequence ATGAACCTGGAGCCTTTCCGGACAAAAATGGCACGTGATCGAATTCTTACCGGAGCAGCAGTCGCGATCCTCTTGGGGTTCATCTGGTACGCGGACAATCACTTCACTCAGTATTCGGTCCGCATCCTCAACAACATAGCCATATTCATAATCGTCGCGGTTAGTTACAACCTCATCAACGGCATCACCGGGCAGTTCTCGCTGGAACCCAACGCTTTCCTGGCAGTGGGGGCCTATACCAGCGCTCTACTGACTCTTTCTCCGGAAGAGAAAGCCCGCTCTTTCATAATCGAGCCCATAATCTGGCCGTTGTCCGACATCTGCATTTCCTTTCCGGTTTCACTGCTCATAGCAGGCCTTGTCACCGCTTTTGCCGCGTTGCTCATGGCGGTTCCGGTCTTTCGGGTTCGGGGAGACTATCTTGCCATCGTGACCCTTGGGTTCGGGGAAGTGATTCAAGTGGTGGCCAACAATCTGGTTCCAATCACTAACGGACCGCTTGGGCTAAAGGGGCTGACGCCTCATACGAACATCTGGTGGAGCTGGGGCGTCTGCCTGGTCACTGTCTTCTGCGTCGTACGCCTGGTGAATTCTTCTTACGGGAGGGCTATGAAAGCCGTAAGAGAAGACGAGGCCGCTGCCGAGGCTATGGGCATCAATGCCTTTTGGATCAAGACCCTGGCTTTTACTTTCAGCGCGTTTTTTGAAGGTGTGGCCGGAGGATTGCTGGCCCACCTCATAACTACGATCTCGCCTTCCCTTTTCACGTTTATCCTGACATTCAACCTGCTGATAATCATTGTGATAGGCGGCCTGGGAAGTACCACAGGCGCGGTCATTGCGGCGGTGCTGGTCACGTGGGGAGGAGAGCTTCTCAGGATCTTCGAGGAACCGGCAACATTGTTCGGCTTTCAGTACGAGGGCATCCCCGGGATGCGGATGGTTATATTTTCTTTCCTGCTGATTTTGGTCATGCTCTTCGCACGAAGCGGGCTGATGGGGAGAAAAGAGTTCTCCTGGCAAAAGCTGTTTGACTGGATTCGGGAACGTTGCAGATCTGCGAGGGATGACGGATGA
- a CDS encoding branched-chain amino acid ABC transporter permease, which translates to MEWEFILQQVVFGLTVGCLYGLLAIGYTMVYGVLRLINFAHGDLLMVSAYIAFFGIIMFKLPWFAAFCIAVILTGAMGILIDRGAYKPLRRSPRISALITAIGVSFLLENLGLVVIGGRPKSFPTPAIFEGSLSLGDVRIPILSVWILGITAVLLLGVILVIHRSRAGMAMRALSRDMETVRLMGIDINRVISFTFVLGSVLAAAGGIMWCMKYPAVEPFMGVIPGLKAFVAAVLGGIGNVTGAALGGMILGLAEILIVAIEPEWSGYRDAIAFSVLIIILLTRPTGIMGEELPD; encoded by the coding sequence ATGGAATGGGAGTTTATCCTTCAGCAAGTTGTTTTCGGGCTTACGGTCGGCTGCCTGTACGGTCTGTTGGCCATTGGTTACACTATGGTGTACGGAGTGCTTCGCCTTATCAATTTTGCCCACGGCGATCTCTTAATGGTTTCGGCTTACATAGCCTTTTTCGGCATAATTATGTTCAAATTGCCCTGGTTCGCGGCATTTTGCATCGCCGTGATCCTGACAGGGGCTATGGGCATCCTGATTGATCGAGGCGCTTACAAGCCTCTGAGGAGAAGTCCTCGGATTAGCGCCCTTATAACCGCCATTGGCGTGTCGTTCCTGCTGGAAAACCTCGGTTTGGTAGTCATTGGCGGGCGTCCCAAGTCCTTCCCGACCCCTGCGATCTTTGAAGGCTCCTTGAGTTTAGGGGATGTCAGGATACCCATTTTGTCGGTCTGGATCCTTGGCATTACCGCGGTTTTGTTACTTGGGGTAATACTCGTGATTCATCGTTCCAGGGCGGGCATGGCTATGAGGGCCTTATCCAGGGACATGGAGACGGTTCGCCTGATGGGGATCGACATAAATCGAGTCATATCGTTCACCTTTGTCCTGGGTTCCGTGCTTGCCGCTGCCGGCGGAATCATGTGGTGCATGAAGTACCCGGCGGTAGAGCCGTTCATGGGAGTGATCCCGGGTCTGAAGGCCTTTGTGGCCGCGGTGCTGGGAGGCATTGGCAATGTTACGGGCGCAGCCCTCGGGGGAATGATCCTGGGACTTGCGGAAATCCTCATAGTAGCCATAGAACCCGAATGGTCCGGGTACCGGGACGCAATAGCGTTCTCGGTACTCATCATCATTCTCTTGACCCGGCCCACGGGAATAATGGGTGAAGAATTGCCTGATTGA
- a CDS encoding ABC transporter substrate-binding protein — protein MLRVLAIAVAVLCTLVHAAWPAEPVLIGAYLPMTGGVAAYGQMGWSGITVANKMEPRVLDRSVELRLVDTKSDKVEAANAVYRLIEKDRVSALIGEMISGNTMAGSDFAERSKVPMVSPTATNALVTQGKKYIFRVCFIDPDQGRIAAKLATEQLKAKTAALIYDISQDYCVALAAFFKKEFIQQGGKIVAETKFKSSDRDFSPQLSTIKAAKPDLIYAPIYYTECALMAKQARDLGVTAPIVTGDGAQAPELIQLGGSAVEGVYFTAHFHRDMIDSARGKRFLAMYEKDAGRELDAFAAMAADAYFIIVDAIQRANSAEPTKIRDALASTKEFDGVTGKITLKPDGNAIKAMVVNKVQNGQFVYVTTISP, from the coding sequence ATGCTAAGAGTTCTCGCCATAGCAGTTGCGGTCCTATGTACGCTTGTGCATGCCGCGTGGCCGGCGGAACCTGTTCTCATCGGCGCTTACCTTCCTATGACCGGAGGCGTTGCGGCTTACGGACAGATGGGTTGGAGCGGCATTACAGTCGCGAACAAGATGGAACCCAGGGTCCTCGACCGGTCGGTTGAACTGCGACTGGTAGACACGAAGTCGGACAAGGTTGAAGCTGCCAATGCGGTGTACAGGCTGATTGAAAAGGACCGTGTGTCGGCTCTAATAGGAGAGATGATTTCCGGCAACACCATGGCAGGCTCAGACTTTGCCGAGCGGAGCAAGGTCCCCATGGTTTCCCCCACCGCTACCAATGCCCTGGTCACACAAGGTAAGAAATACATTTTCAGGGTCTGTTTTATTGACCCGGACCAGGGACGGATTGCAGCCAAACTTGCCACGGAACAACTAAAGGCAAAAACCGCAGCTCTAATCTACGATATTTCGCAGGATTACTGCGTGGCTCTCGCTGCTTTCTTTAAAAAAGAATTCATCCAACAAGGAGGCAAAATAGTTGCGGAGACCAAATTCAAGTCGAGTGACAGGGATTTTTCCCCGCAATTGAGTACCATCAAAGCCGCAAAGCCTGACCTTATCTACGCTCCGATCTATTACACCGAATGTGCTTTAATGGCCAAGCAGGCCAGAGATCTGGGGGTGACTGCGCCTATAGTTACGGGTGACGGCGCCCAGGCCCCTGAATTGATACAGTTGGGCGGCAGTGCGGTTGAAGGGGTCTATTTTACGGCTCATTTTCATCGGGACATGATAGACAGCGCCCGCGGCAAGAGGTTTTTGGCCATGTACGAGAAAGATGCGGGGAGAGAACTGGACGCATTCGCGGCAATGGCCGCAGACGCATATTTTATAATTGTAGATGCGATTCAAAGGGCCAATTCCGCGGAGCCTACTAAAATCCGCGACGCTCTTGCATCCACCAAGGAGTTTGACGGGGTCACGGGAAAAATTACTCTGAAACCCGACGGCAACGCGATCAAGGCCATGGTGGTAAACAAAGTGCAGAACGGCCAGTTCGTTTACGTTACTACGATAAGTCCCTAA
- a CDS encoding ABC transporter substrate-binding protein has product MARILSLVLMLTLGLATASWAAEPVVLGAYLSMTGGVASYGQMGWSGISIAKKMEPEVLGRPVEVKLVDTKSDKVESANAVSRLIEKEKVVAIIGEMISGNTIAGSDLAERSKIPMVSPTATNPIVNQNKKCVFRVCFLDPDQGRILAKLAKDELKAKTAALIYDISQDYSVGLAAYFKREFTKDGGKLVSETKFKSGDRDFTPQLASIKAAKPDVICAPIYYTECALLAKQAREMGLNVPILAGDGVQAPELIQLGGEAVEDIYFTTHFHKDMIESDRGKKFLQVFEEETKQKEPDAFTAMAADAYFIILDAIKRAGSPDPGKIREALVTTKDFDGVTGKITMKPDGNPIKAMVINKVKGGKFAYVTTINP; this is encoded by the coding sequence ATGGCAAGAATCTTGTCCCTGGTTTTGATGTTAACACTTGGGCTGGCCACTGCGAGCTGGGCCGCGGAACCCGTGGTACTGGGCGCCTATCTTTCCATGACGGGCGGTGTGGCGTCCTACGGCCAGATGGGATGGAGCGGCATTTCCATCGCGAAAAAAATGGAGCCGGAAGTCCTTGGCCGCCCCGTGGAAGTCAAGCTGGTTGACACCAAAAGCGACAAGGTTGAATCCGCCAACGCGGTGTCAAGGCTCATCGAGAAGGAAAAAGTCGTAGCAATAATAGGCGAAATGATCTCGGGAAACACCATAGCAGGCTCCGACCTGGCCGAGAGGAGCAAGATCCCGATGGTTTCTCCTACGGCCACGAACCCTATTGTCAATCAAAACAAGAAATGCGTCTTTCGAGTCTGCTTCCTCGATCCGGACCAGGGACGCATTCTGGCAAAACTTGCCAAAGACGAACTCAAGGCCAAGACCGCGGCGCTTATTTATGACATTTCTCAGGATTACTCGGTGGGATTGGCAGCTTACTTTAAGCGTGAATTCACCAAAGACGGCGGCAAGCTGGTCTCCGAGACGAAGTTCAAGAGCGGAGACAGGGATTTTACGCCACAGTTGGCCAGTATTAAGGCCGCAAAGCCCGACGTTATATGCGCTCCCATCTACTACACCGAATGCGCACTCCTGGCAAAACAGGCTCGCGAAATGGGCTTGAACGTTCCGATTCTTGCCGGAGACGGCGTCCAGGCGCCGGAGCTGATACAACTCGGCGGTGAGGCTGTGGAAGACATTTATTTCACCACTCACTTCCACAAAGACATGATTGAGAGCGACCGCGGGAAAAAGTTCCTCCAGGTTTTCGAGGAAGAAACCAAACAGAAAGAGCCTGACGCGTTTACGGCAATGGCAGCGGACGCTTATTTCATTATCCTCGACGCTATCAAGCGGGCGGGCTCACCCGACCCGGGAAAAATCCGCGAAGCCCTTGTAACAACCAAGGATTTCGACGGTGTCACCGGCAAGATCACCATGAAGCCGGACGGCAACCCCATAAAGGCCATGGTCATAAACAAGGTCAAGGGCGGAAAATTCGCCTATGTGACGACGATAAATCCCTAA
- a CDS encoding DUF86 domain-containing protein gives MSSRRWKFFVEDIIKTIERIQAYVGDTPCEEFSRNDLLLDAVERKFIIIGEAVRHIPDEIVAAYPSVPWRQMADMRNLIAHVY, from the coding sequence ATGTCATCTAGGCGTTGGAAATTCTTCGTAGAGGATATTATCAAAACCATCGAACGCATTCAGGCTTACGTTGGCGATACGCCATGCGAGGAATTCTCTCGGAACGATCTCTTGCTGGATGCCGTCGAACGAAAATTCATCATCATTGGTGAAGCAGTGCGCCACATTCCCGATGAAATAGTCGCCGCTTACCCCTCGGTTCCGTGGCGTCAAATGGCCGATATGCGTAATCTGATAGCACATGTTTACTAG
- a CDS encoding nucleotidyltransferase family protein: MTKQEVIKRLVAHQDELQAQGVKSLALFGSVARGAADQSSDVDVVVELNRPIGLFGLSDLKHMIEQMLGVEKVDLITREGIHPALKDVILGEAIYVI; this comes from the coding sequence ATGACCAAACAAGAAGTCATCAAACGCCTCGTCGCACACCAGGATGAATTGCAGGCCCAAGGCGTCAAGTCGTTGGCCCTCTTTGGGTCTGTAGCGCGCGGAGCGGCTGACCAGTCCAGCGATGTGGACGTGGTGGTCGAGTTGAACCGACCAATAGGTCTCTTTGGCTTGAGCGACCTGAAGCACATGATTGAGCAGATGCTCGGGGTTGAGAAGGTGGATCTCATAACTCGTGAGGGCATACACCCGGCCCTGAAAGATGTTATTCTCGGAGAGGCCATATATGTCATCTAG